GACTCCGGCGACGCCGCCCACCGCGCGGAGCCGGGGGACGACCGGTGAACCCCGACAACTACCTGTACCTGTCGGCGCTGCTGTTCACCATCGGCGCGGTCGGGGTGTTGTTGCGGCGCAACGCGCTGGTCATGTTCATGTGCATCGAGCTGATGCTCAACGCCGTCAACCTGGCGCTGGTCACGTTCTCGCGCACCCACGGTCAGCTCGAGGGCCAGATGGTGGCGTTCTTCACGATGGTGGTGGCCGCCTGTGAGGTGGTGGTCGGGTTGGCGATCATCATGACGATCTTCCGTGCCCGCAGGTCGGCTTCGGTCGACGACGTGAACCTACTCAAAGGCTGACCGCGACATGACACATCTGAGTTGGCTGCTGGTGGCACTGCCGGCCGCGGGGGCGCTCGGTCTGCTGGTCGGAGGCCGGCGCACCGACCGGTGGGGGCACCTGGCCGGCTGCGCCACCGTGCTCGGTGCGTTCGGCCTCGCGGTGGTGCTGCTCATCGAGCTGGCCGGCCGCCCCGCCGGTGACCGCCAGATCCATCCGCACCTGTTCTCCTGGATCCCGGTGGCCGATCTGCAGGTCGACTTCGGGGTGCTCATCGACCCGCTGTCGATCTGCTTCGTGCTGTTGATCAGCGGGGTCGGGGCGCTGATCCACATCTACTCGATCGGCTACATGGCCGACGACCCGGACCGACGGCGATTCTTCGCCTATTTGAACCTGTTCGTCGCCGCGATGCTGCTGCTGGTCGTCGCCGATAACTACCTGGCCCTCTACCTCGGCTGGGAGGGCGTCGGGCTGGCCTCCTACCTGCTGATCGGCTTCTGGTATCAGCGCCCCACCGCCGCGGCGGCCGGCAAGAAGGCGTTCGTGTCCAACCGGGTCGGCGACTTCGGGCTGTCGCTGGCGATGTTCGCGATGTTCGCCAGCTTCGGCACCCTCTCCTACGAGGGCGTGTTCGCCGCCGCCGACACCGCCTCGTCGGGCATGCTCACCGCGATCGGGTTGCTGCTGCTGCTCGGCGCGTGCGCCAAGTCCGCGCAGATCCCGGTGCAGGCCTGGCTGTTCGACGCGATGGAGGGCCCCACCCCGGTGTCGGCGCTGATCCACGCCGCCACCATGGTCACCGCCGGGGTGTATCTGATCGTGCGCTCCGGGCCCCTGTTCGACCTCTCCGCCGATGCGCGGCTGGCGGTCGTCGTCGTCGGTGCGGCCACCCTGCTGTTCGGGGCGGTGATCGGCTGCGCCAAAGACGACATCAAACGCGCGCTGGCCGCCTCCACGATCAGCCAGATCGGCTACATGGTGCTCGCCGCCGGGCTGGGTGCGGCCGGCTACGCCTTCGCGATCCTGCACCTGCTCACCCACGGTTTCTTCAAGGCCGGGCTGTTCCTCGGGTCCGGGGCGGTGATGCACGGCATGAACGACGAGCAG
This sequence is a window from Mycolicibacillus parakoreensis. Protein-coding genes within it:
- the nuoL gene encoding NADH-quinone oxidoreductase subunit L; the encoded protein is MTHLSWLLVALPAAGALGLLVGGRRTDRWGHLAGCATVLGAFGLAVVLLIELAGRPAGDRQIHPHLFSWIPVADLQVDFGVLIDPLSICFVLLISGVGALIHIYSIGYMADDPDRRRFFAYLNLFVAAMLLLVVADNYLALYLGWEGVGLASYLLIGFWYQRPTAAAAGKKAFVSNRVGDFGLSLAMFAMFASFGTLSYEGVFAAADTASSGMLTAIGLLLLLGACAKSAQIPVQAWLFDAMEGPTPVSALIHAATMVTAGVYLIVRSGPLFDLSADARLAVVVVGAATLLFGAVIGCAKDDIKRALAASTISQIGYMVLAAGLGAAGYAFAILHLLTHGFFKAGLFLGSGAVMHGMNDEQDMRRYGGLRTFLPITYLTFGMCYLAIIGVPPFAGFFSKDAIIEAALGSGGARGATLAAVAVLGAGITAFYMTRVMVMTFFGERRWAADQSEVSAQRAVQHPHEAPAVMTAPMIVLAAGALLAGVLLAFGRLERWLAPVVGPGHSDTAHAVPAWVSASVTFAVVLIGVAVAYRMYGRRPVPATAPDDVSALTAAARHDLYGDAVNEALLMRPGDQMARALVRVDDAGVDGSVNALAAGVRRASQGLRALQTGFARSYALIMLAGAVLLVAVVLVVQL
- the nuoK gene encoding NADH-quinone oxidoreductase subunit NuoK, coding for MNPDNYLYLSALLFTIGAVGVLLRRNALVMFMCIELMLNAVNLALVTFSRTHGQLEGQMVAFFTMVVAACEVVVGLAIIMTIFRARRSASVDDVNLLKG